Proteins from a genomic interval of Lathamus discolor isolate bLatDis1 chromosome 11, bLatDis1.hap1, whole genome shotgun sequence:
- the LOC136020655 gene encoding fer-1-like protein 4 encodes MALSVGVRRLNRLPGRGERQVQLRFRGFTQKTRKIQCSSEAVFEEVFRWPHYGKLAMGETLSVKVYNCSKVFSNRLLGTLVLSLQHLMTSGRLILREALVDRNQRVTGIYIELDLRYQPPDGSAGTWVEEDFVYQMKDSSELIIRNPAFEELEAAEGPRGNELDRRAAALGRKLAKGLETDEEEEEEEEDFYDASEMEVSGIVFSPVRSRSRLCSARDLFATPTPQSFQVGINIIEAQKLVGVNINPFVVVKVGEDKRHTATQKSTNCPFYNEYFLFEFHEPRDILFHRLIEISVFHSKTIPFLGTCIGTFKMDVVTVYSQPDHRFFQKWAVISDPTDTRAGVKGFVKCNISVTARGDVVSSLPTSSSSRDEDIERNLLLPKRVPAERPWARVCIKLYRAEGLPSMSAGIMGGFSKIIGEKKVFIDPYVQVSFCGQQGETSVETSTTEPEWNEQISFIEMFPSLARKIKVQVLDDANVGDVAIATHYIDLQQISDPGRNGFNPTFGPAWVNLFGSPQNSALRDIHKDLNEGMGEGIFYRGRLLMAVTVEIFSSPSMAERKAGDKVKGALSKLKLKKKSKKSKEKAKELMQLRGEEEPGGSQEVEQPEEVTVEVEELHPLPGNALGRKEEFLLFAAFFEATMMDPSLASKPLSFEVSIGNYGKAEELVTKAWGKVEKGEVKEEKLPLLDSGSEGELDVEVLAPPSAALNKSVTKSQRPEPMEYDRSYSCLPMTHEKPCVHVWSYWEDHTWRLCVSNWIVKLAERLEQGLEDVEKLVRRPKAKAEERLREVLEEFVAGCRQYSLSAERKTMAHPNNLDRCRMKYLMRNIILYAKQGLRVKRRLTRANVKEKVKETRRILAKLRFVAKEPQCTLPDVLVWMLSSSKRVAYARIPAQNILYSVVEEEKGKDCAKIQTVFMKVPGLHTGEIFAKLEVYMWLGVTKYAKNCLLELPEEFKSLSESGQETAQLSACSPPSRLSRDDFSYFQLRAHLYQARGILPADDNGLSDPFARVVFSTYCQATRMLEETLSPMWNELLLFDQLIIDGKKEELKTETPIVIVNLFSHNNFGSPEFLGQAFAVPQVKLVDEPYTKPALQFFDFYKGTKAAGELIASFELIELDYSGYLEPSVPEDVEPKEPDYLGDPHDGRFIIPEGIRPVLKEFRIEILFWGLRDLKRVNLFEVDQPQVIIECAGKKVESEVIMAYKENPNFTELVKYMDVELPEQVYLHPPLSIFVVEKRAFGRTVLVGTHVVSNVMKFSPRELEEEAEDVPKARKVSSQRLLSQTVVNIDIDPGPSTHPLTLMKAPLKKIPINKLVRKEEEYEEEKPELEELDWWSKYYESLKELYNQTRSDEEDADNDDLNDADGGNLNASSIDMEVEDEAVIEAEPARPKRKLIATLQIYSSELENEFDHFEDWLCIFPLHRGKANEDEDGNEDEHFVGKYKGSFYVYPTAEAGTEPKVSQGVPRNRPIKVLVRVYIVKATNLSPADPNGKADPYVVVTVGQEQKDTKERYIPKQLNPVFGEVVELTVSFPVESELTVAIFDHDLVGSDDLIGETKIDLENRFYSKHRANCGVASQYDTTGYNAWRDAFKPTQILDSLCKKNSLPAAEYRREEVKVDNKIFKVPPEAFPEEASVRSKGGAADESSAVDDEHKALYVLQHWEEMPGYGYKLVPEHVEIRSLYNPENPGLVQGSLHMWIDMFPNDVPAPPPVNIQPRLPVSYELRVIIWNTDDVILDDVNPITGEPSSDIYVKSWIKGLDHDKQETDVHFNSLTGEGNFNWRFIFRFNYLPTEKEITYKKKDSVFSLEESEFREPAVLVLQVWDYDRISANDFLGSIELKLHDMVRAAKSSEHCTIKMAKENATPRFSIFRNKRMRGWWPFIKLKDQEDEEREEREKKQKKKKKKWSSSVKPEDLEFTDPSGNKYLLTGKVEAEFQLLTLEEAEKSPVGLGRKEPEPLEKPNRPKTSFNWFVNPMKTFVFFIWKRYKKYIIVLLIVALLTIFLVLLIYTMPGYISEKIING; translated from the exons ATGGCGCTGAGCGTCGGCGTGCGGCGGCTGAACCGGCTGCCGGGCCGCGGCGAGCGGCAGGTCCAGCTCCGCTTCCGAG GCTTCACCCAGAAGACGAGGAAGATCCAGTGCAGCTCGGAGGCTGTCTTTGAGGAG GTCTTTCGCTGGCCCCACTATGGGAAGCTCGCCATGGGAGAAACGCTGTCCGTTAAGGTTTACAACTGCAGCAAGGTGTTCAGTAACAG GCTGCTTGGTACCCTTGTCCTCAGCCTTCAGCACCTGATGACATCCGGGAGGCTGATCCTTCGGGAAGCCCTTGTTGACAGGAACCAGAGGGTCACTGGT atCTACATCGAGTTGGATTTGCGCTACCAGCCTCCAGATGGCTCAGCTGGGACCTGGGTTGAAGAGGACTTTGTCTATCAGATGAAAGACAG TTCAGAGCTAATCATCCGCAACCCTGCCTTTGAGGAGCTGGA GGCAGCCGAGGGGCCGAGAGGCAATGAACTGGACAGGAGAGCTGCTGCACTGGGCAGGAAGCTGGCAAAGGGCCTGGAGAcggatgaggaagaggaagaggaggaagaagatttCTATGATGCATCTGAGATGGAGGTCTCGGGCATTGTCTTCAGCCCTGTGAGGAG CCGCTCCAGACTTTGCTCCGCACGGGACCTCTTTGCCACCCCAACCCCGCAGAGCTTCCAG GTTGGGATTAATATCATTGAAGCCCAGAAGCTGGTGGGGGTGAACATTAACCCCTTCGTGGTAGTCAAGGTTGGAGAGGACAAGAGGCACACGGCGACGCAGAAGTCAACAAACTGCCCCTTCTACAATGAA tattttttgtttgaattcCATGAGCCAAGAGACATTTTATTCCACAGACTCATAGAGATCTCG GTTTTTCATTCCAAGACAATTCCATTCCTGGGAACGTGCATCGGGACGTTCAAGATGGATGTTGTGACGGTGTACAGCCAGCCAG ACCACAGGTTCTTCCAGAAGTGGGCAGTTATCAGTGACCCCACGGACACCCGGGCGGGCGTGAAAGGCTTTGTGAAGTGCAACATCTCCGTCACCGCACGCGGGGATGTTGTGAGCtcccttcccacctcctccagcagccgGGACGAGGACATTGAGAG gaacctgctgctgcccaagAGAGTCCCCGCAGAGCGACCCTGGGCCAGGGTCTGCATCAAGCTCTACCGTGCAGAGGGCCTGCCCAGCATGAGTGCGGGCATCATGGGTGGTTTCTCCAAGATCATAGGGGAGAAAAAGGTCTTTATCGACCCATATGTGCAGGTCTCGTTCTGTGGGCAGCAG GGGGAAACATCGGTGGAGACCAGCACCACCGAGCCCGAGTGGAATGAGCAGATCAGCTTCATTGAGATGTTCCCATCTCTGGCCAGGAAGATAAAAGTCCAGGTGCTGGATGATGCCAACGTTGGTGACGTGGCCATTGCTACGCACTACATTGACCTGCAGCAGATCTCAGACCCTGGCAGGAACG GCTTTAACCCTACGTTTGGCCCAGCCTGGGTGAACCTGTTCGGCTCCCCCCAGAACTCGGCTCTGCGGGACATCCACAAGGACCTCAACGAGGGCATGGGAGAGGGGATCTTCTACCGGGGACGCCTTCTCATGGCTGTCACAGTGGAGATCTTCAGCAGCCCCAGCATGGCAGAGAGGAAGGCCGGGGACAAGGTGAAAGGTGCCCTGAGCAAGctgaagctgaagaagaaaagtaagaaatcCAAGGAGAAAGCCAAAGAACTGATGCAGCTGCGGGGAGAGGAGGAGCCCGGGGGCTCTCAGGAGGTCGAGCAGCCCGAGGAGGTCACTGTGGAGGTGGAAGAGCTTCACCCGCTCCCTGGG AACGCgttggggaggaaggaggaattcCTCCTCTTTGCTGCCTTCTTTGAAGCCACCATGATGGACCCCTCTCTCGCCTCAAAGCCTCTCAGCTTTGAGGTCTCTATAG GGAACTATGGCAAAGCTGAAGAGCTTGTGACCAAAGCATGGGGAAAAGTGGAAAAGGGagaagtgaaagaagaaaagctgcctTTGCTGGACTCTGGTTCAGAGGGTGAGCTGGATGTTGAAGTCCTGGCCCCACCTTCAGCAGCATTGAACAAGTCAGTGACGAAGAGCCAGAGACCGGAGCCCATGGAGTATGATAG GTCATACAGCTGCCTGCCCATGACGCATGAGAAACCCTGCGTGCACGTGTGGAGCTACTGGGAGGATCACACTTGGAGACTCTGCGTTTCCAACTGGATTGTCAAGCTGGCGGAGCGCCTG gagcaggggctggaagaTGTGGAGAAGCTCGTGAGAAGGCCAAAGGCTAAAGCAGAAGAGCGGCTCCGAGAGGTGCTGGAGGAGTTTGTAGCAGGATGCAG GCAGTATTCACTCAgtgcagagagaaaaacaatggCACATCCAAACAACCTGGACAGATGTCGGATGAAATACCTGATGCGCAACATC ATCCTGTATGCGAAGCAGGGGCTCCGGGTGAAGCGGAGGCTGACTCGAGCCAACGTTAAGGAGAAGGTGAAGGAGACGAGGAGGATCCTGGCAAAGCTGCGCTTCGTGGCTAAAGAG ccccagtgCACCCTTCCCGATGTTCTCGTCTggatgctcagcagcagcaagcgTGTGGCATACGCAAGAATTCCTGCACAGAACATCCTGTACTCCGTAGTCGAAGAGGAGAAAGGCAAGGACTGCGCAAAGATCCAGACTGTCTTTATGAAG GTCCCTGGCTTACACACTGGTGAGATCTTTGCCAAGCTGGAAGTCTACATGTGGCTTGGGGTAACCAAATATGCGAAGAACTGTTTGTTGGAGCTGCCTGAGGAGTTCAAGTCCCTCTCTGAGAGCGGACAGGAGACTGCCCAGCTCTCGGCATGCAGCCCTCCCAGCCGGCTCAGCAGGGATG ATTTCAGCTATTTCCAGCTGCGAGCACATCTGTACCAGGCTCGAGGGATCCTCCCTGCAGACGACAATGGCCTTTCAGATCCATTTGCAAGAGTGGTGTTTTCGACTTATTGCCAGGCCACCAGG ATGCTGGAGGAGACACTGAGCCCCATGTGGAACGAGCTCCTTCTGTTTGACCAGCTCATTATAgatgggaaaaaggaagagttGAAAACAGAGACCCCCATTGTTATCGTCAACCTTTTCAGCCACAATAACTTT GGGTCTCCCGAGTTCCTTGGCCAGGCCTTTGCAGTCCCGCAGGTGAAGCTGGTGGATGAGCCCTACACCAAACCTGCCCTGCAGTTCTTTGACTTCTACAAGGGCACCAAAGCAGCCGGGGAGCTCATTGCCAGCTTTGAGCTCATTGAGCTGGATTACAGCGGCTATTTGGAG CCGTCAGTGCCCGAGGACGTGGAGCCCAAGGAGCCCGACTACCTGGGAGACCCCCACGATGGACGGTTCATCATCCCTGAGGGCATCCGCCCGGTGCTGAAGGAGTTCCGCATAGAG ATCCTCTTCTGGGGCCTGCGGGACCTGAAGCGGGTGAACTTGTTCGAGGTGGATCAGCCCCAGGTGATCATCGAATGTGCTGGCAAGAAGGTGGAGTCAGAGGTGATCATGGCCTACAAGGAGAACCCCAACTTCACCGAGCTGGTCAAGTACATGGACGTG GAGCTCCCAGAGCAGGTCTACCTGCACCCTCCCCTCAGCATCTTTGTGGTGGAAAAGCGGGCGTTTGGGCGCACGGTGCTGGTGGGTACCCACGTTGTGTCCAATGTGATGAAATTCTCTCCCagagagctggaggaggaagcagaagatgTGCCCAAAG CTCGGAAAGTCTCATCCCAGCGTCTCCTGTCTCAGACTGTGGTGAATATCGATATCGACCCAGGTCCCAGCACTCACCCGCTCACTCTTATGAAG gCTCCTTTGAAGAAAATTCCTATCAATAAGCTTgtaaggaaggaggaagaatacGAAGAGGAAAAGCcagagctggaagagctggATTGGTGGTCCAAGTATTACGAGTCCCTGAAGGAGCTGTATAACCAG acaCGCAGTGATGAGGAAGATGCTGATAATGATGACCTGAATGATGCAG ATGGAGGAAATCTGAACGCATCCTCCATTGACATGGAAGTGGAAGATGAGGCAGTGATTGAAGCTGAACCTGCTCGACCCAAGAGGAAGCTCATTGCCACCCTTCAG atCTACAGCTCTGAGCTGGAAAATGAGTTTGATCACTTTGAAGACTGGCTGTGTATTTTCCCCCTCCATCGTGGCAAGGCAAATGAGGATGAAGATGGAAACGAGGATGAACATTTTGTAGGGAAGTACAAG GGCTCCTTCTACGTCTACCCCACCGCGGAAGCTGGCACTGAGCCCAAGGTCTCCCAGGGTGTTCCAAGGAACAGACCCATCAAGGTTCTTGTAAGGGTTTACATTGTGAAG GCCACTAACCTGTCTCCAGCCGACCCCAATGGCAAGGCAGATCCCTATGTGGTGGTGActgtggggcaggagcagaaggaCACGAAGGAGCGATACATCCCAAAGCAGCTCAACCCCGTGTTTGGAGA AGTGGTGGAGCTGACGGTGTCATTTCCCGTGGAATCGGAGCTCACTGTGGCAATATTCGACCATGATTTGGTTGGATCTGATGATCTGATTGGGGAGACCAAGATCGACCTGGAGAATCGATTCTACAGCAAGCACAGGGCCAACTGCGGAGTGGCTTCTCAGTACGACAC AACTGGCTACAACGCCTGGCGCGACGCTTTCAAACCCACGCAGATCTTGGATAGTTTATGCAAGAAAAACTCGCTCCCTGCAGCGGAGTACAGGCGGGAGGAGGTCAAAGTGGACAATAAGATATTCAAGGTCCCTCCAGAGGCTTTTCCTGAAG AGGCCTCTGTGAGGagcaagggaggagcagcggaTGAGAGCTCCGCCGTGGATGATGAACACAAGGCTCTGTACgtcctgcagcactgggaagagATGCCAGGATACGGATACAAGCTGGTCCCAGAGCACGTGGAGATCCGGTCCCTCTACAACCCTGAGAACCCTGGGCTTGTGCAG GGCTCCCTGCACATGTGGATTGACATGTTCCCAAACGACGTCCCTGCCCCGCCGCCCGTCAACATCCAGCCGCGGCTGCCTGTCAG CTACGAGCTGCGTGTGATCATCTGGAACACAGACGATGTGATCCTGGATGACGTCAACCCCATAACGGGAGAGCCCTCCAGTGACATCTACGTGAAGAG CTGGATAAAGGGTCTCGACCACGACAAGCAGGAGACGGATGTTCACTTTAACTCCTTAACTGGGGAGGGCAATTTCAACTGGAGGTTCATCTTCCGCTTTAACTACCTCCCGACTGAGAAGGAGATCACCTACAAGAAGAAGGATTCTGTCTTCTCGCTGGAGGAATCGGAGTTTCGGGAACCGGCTGTTCTGGTCCTCCAGGTCTGGGATTATGACAGGATTTCAGCCAATGACTTTCTAG GGTCCATCGAGCTGAAGCTGCATGACATGGTGCGGGCAGCCAAGAGCTCGGAGCATTGCACCATCAAGATGGCCAAGGAGAATGCAACCCCGCGCTTCTCCATCTTCCGGAACAAGCGCATGCGGGGCTGGTGGCCTTTCATCAAGCTCAAAGATCAAGAGGatgaggagagagaggagagggagaagaagcagaagaagaagaaaaagaagtggagCAGCTCGGTCAAACCAGAGGACTTGGAGTTCACAGACCCCAGCGGGAACAAGTACCTCCTGACG GGTAAGGTGGAAGCCGAGTTCCAGCTGCTGACTCTGGAGGAGGCTGAGAAGAGTCCTGTTGGTTTGGGCCGAAAAGAGCCTGAACCCCTGGAAAAGCCCAA cCGACCAAAAACTTCTTTCAACTGGTTTGTGAATCCTATGAAGACCTTTGTGTTCTTTATCTGGAAGCGGTACAAGAAGTACATCATTGTCCTGCTGATTGTTGCTCTTCTGACCATCTTCCTGGTTCTTTTGATCTACACCATGCCTGGATACATTAGCGAGAAGATCATCAATGGATAG